DNA sequence from the Cupriavidus sp. WKF15 genome:
CGCACGGGAGCGATCACCACGGTGCGGCCATCGGTGCCGCGCGCGGCCTCGGCCGCGATCTCCGCGAACAGGTGCTGCTCTTGCGTGCAGGCGACGATCACGTCATCGGTACCATCGAGCGCAGCGGTGAAATCACCGATTTCCCTGCGGCACAGCAGGCGGTGTACCTTCAGCGGCGTCCCACTGGCTTGCGACAGCGCCGCCCCGTCAAGCGGCATGGTGTCATTGCAATTGCAGATCAGCGTCGGCATGGCGAATGCGGCTGACCGGCCCGGGCGCCCTTTCTTGCGAGAGTCTGCAGGCCGGGAATTTGTGAGGGAGTCCTATTGTAGGACCGGTGTATGCGGGAAGCTACGCGTGTTTGTCCGGGTACGGCTCAGTCACATGGGCGGGTGCTTCGGGCACCCCGGCATCGTCCTGTCCTTCGTCGGACAAGGCCGGCGCAGCCTGCGCGGCGCCTTCCGGCAACGCCGCCGACTCCGTCGGCTCCGGTGCATCCGCGGGGTCGAATAACCCCAGCGCCTCGGACTGCCGCAGGCGACGCAACACATCCAATGGAATGGGGTCCGGCTTGCCGTAGTCGTCGATGTAAGTGTCGAGCCCGTCCATCACATTGAAGTGCGGGTCGGCAAACAAGGTCTTGAGCGCGGCGCGCTTGACGCCTTCATCCACGCCGCGCGCGACAAAGCGCGCGATATTGTCACCCGGCCGAAGCCGCGCCACGTCCGCCATGGTGGGAAAGTCCACCGGCGCTTCTGCGGCCGTTGCAGAAGCCTGAGCACCGGTTGCGGGCAACGGTGCGGGAGGAACGGGATCGGGAACCGGCGCCTCGTCCGGCACGGTACCGCCGTCCCGCACCGTTGCCTTGCGGCGCGACCAGCGTGACAGGAAGGACGAGTCGCTCATGGCTGGCAGCCGTCAGTAGCGTGCGCGATCCTGCGGCGCCTTGAACGACTCGGGCCGGCGGCGCTGCTTGGGTTCGGGACGATAGTTCTGGTCGACGTAGGCCTGCAGCCATTCGCGCTGGTCGGCGGCAAGCGGCACGTTCTCGACGGTTTCGCCGGCATCGAGCCAGCGCCCCGCCTCGTTGTAGGACAGGGAGACGGTGACGGGCACCGGCCGCGCCTCGTCCGCGGGAACATCTTCCTGCATGCGCCAGTGCACGAACCAGCAGGGCTGCGTCGAGGTGAGGTTGAGGTAGTAGCCTTCGCCCTGGTCATGGAACAGCACGACCTCGAAGCCCGGATAGAGCCAGCGCGCGCCGTGCTCGTCCTGTGCCAGGCACATGGGGGCGGTGCCGAACTCGCCCAGGTCCGGCCAGACCGCGTCGAGCTCCCATTTCCAGGGCTGCCAGCGGCTCGCCAGCGCCACCTTGCGCATGACCACCGCCATCGTGACGGCGGGGCGGGCTTGCGGCGCGGGCGTGTCCATGGCGTTGGCCTCAGGTGTTCTGCACCACGATGCTGGGGAACTTGCTGGTCATGTCGCGCGCCTTGTCGGCCACCTTGATGGCCACCTTGCGTGCGATGCCGCGATACAGTTCCGCCACTGGGCTGTCGGGATCGGAAACCACGGTCGGACGGCCCGAATCCGCCTGCTCGCGGATCGACAGGTTCAGCGGCAGGCTGCCCAGCAGCTCGACGCCGTAGTCGGCGCACATCTTCTCGCCGCCACCGTGGCCGAAGATATGCTCGACATGGCCGCAGTTCGGGCAGCAGTACACCGCCATGTTCTCGACGATGCCAAGAATGGGGATGCCCACCTTCTCGAACATCTTCAGGCCCTTCTTGGCGTCCAGCAGCGCGATGTCCTGCGGCGTGGTCACGATCACCGCGCCGGTCACGGGCACCTTCTGCGACAGCGTGAGCTGGATGTCGCCCGTGCCGGGCGGCATGTCGACGATCAGGTAATCGAGGTCGTGCCAGTTGGTCTGGCGCAGCAGCTGCTCCAGGGCCGACGTGACCATCGGGCCGCGCCATACCATCGGGTTGTCCTGCTCGATCAGGAAACCGATCGAGTTGGCCTGCACGCCGTGGCCTTCCAGCGGCTCCATGGTCTGGCCGTCGGACGATTCGGGACGGCCGTCGATGCCCAGCATCATCGGCAGGCTGGGACCATAGATGTCCGCGTCGAGCATGCCGACGCGCGCGCCTTCCGCCGCCAGGGCCAGCGCCAGGTTGACCGCCGTGGTGGATTTGCCGACACCGCCCTTGCCCGAGGCAACGGCGATCACGTTCTTCACCCCCGGCAGCAGCTTGACGCCGCGCTGCACCGCGTGGGCGACGATCTTCATGCTGACGCTGACGCTCACGTTGCTGACGCCGGGCAATTGCCGCACCGCAGCAACGACCAGCTTGCGAATCGGATCGAACTGGCTCTTGCCCGGATAGCCCAGTTCCACCTCCAGCGACACATCGCCGCCGTCGACGCGGACGTTCCTGGCCGAGCGGGTGGACACCAAATCCTTGCCCGTGTTGGGGTCGATGACCGTGCGCAGGACTTCTGTGACCTGTTCAGTGCTGAGGCTCAAGACAAACTCCGCTTTTTGTAGAGGGTTGGGGAGGGGGAGGGCTAATGTATCAAAGTTTGGCGTCCTCCCCTGCCTAACGGCAGGGGATTCCCACAGCTGGCGATGCACGTCCGCATCGGAGAATGTTCAGCGCAGCATTGGTATCACGGTCATGCACGACACCACAGCTACTACAGGTCCACTCTCTTATTCGCAGTCCTGCGATACCTTTCGGCCGCGTCGTGCTGTCTTTCGAGCCGCACGCCGAACAGGACTGGGTAGAACCGCTTTCGTTCACTTCCTCAAACTTGGCCCCGTGCGCAATCGCTTTGTAGCGGAGCTTGTCCCGGAAGGACGACCAGGATGCGTCGTAGACGCTCTTCGCCATCTTGGTCTTGGCGAGTTTTAAAGCCGACACGTTGCCGACTGCGATGTAATCGAAGCGCCGGACGAGATCGAGCGCGAGCTTGTGCTGGAAGTCGGCACGGGCATTCGCCACCTTGGCATGCAACTTGGCAATATGCCGCTTGTGCTTTCGCGCACGCTGCGCCTTCGCCAGTCTTTCGGCGGCATGCCGACCAAACCGGTCATTGGAGAGTTTCTCGCCGGTCGAGAGCGTTGCGAAGTCCTTCAAGCCAAGGTCGATGCCGACGCCAGCTTGGAGCGGGCGTGCCGGCACATCAGCAACCACTATCACGATGTTGAGAAACCAGTTTCCGCGCGAATCCTGCGCGAAGTTTGTGCCGTCCTTGATCCTACCTTCGGGCAACGGGCGGCTGTTGAACACGCGAAAGGTATTCCCGGCAAAGCGAAACGCCTCGCCCTCTCGCTTCAGATCGCGGCCCTTCAGGGGCACCCATCCAAGGCACTTCCTGCCACGGTATCGCAGGTAAGGCCGGCGATGCTGGCTGCGCGATTTTGCGTACTGCTCGCACGTCGCGTTGATCGTGCCGGAATGGATGCGGAGTTCCTTGCTGCTACCGGTGGTCAGCACGTTCAGATCGAACCCGCTCGGCCACTTCTTACCCCATTTGAGCGCGTGCTTCTGCGTGTCGTTGCAGAAGTTCCAGACGTAGTTCACCGCTCGGCTCTGCTTGTTGAGCAGGCCGTTGAGCGACTTCACCCGGT
Encoded proteins:
- a CDS encoding DUF3306 domain-containing protein, with translation MSDSSFLSRWSRRKATVRDGGTVPDEAPVPDPVPPAPLPATGAQASATAAEAPVDFPTMADVARLRPGDNIARFVARGVDEGVKRAALKTLFADPHFNVMDGLDTYIDDYGKPDPIPLDVLRRLRQSEALGLFDPADAPEPTESAALPEGAAQAAPALSDEGQDDAGVPEAPAHVTEPYPDKHA
- a CDS encoding DUF3305 domain-containing protein, producing MDTPAPQARPAVTMAVVMRKVALASRWQPWKWELDAVWPDLGEFGTAPMCLAQDEHGARWLYPGFEVVLFHDQGEGYYLNLTSTQPCWFVHWRMQEDVPADEARPVPVTVSLSYNEAGRWLDAGETVENVPLAADQREWLQAYVDQNYRPEPKQRRRPESFKAPQDRARY
- the apbC gene encoding iron-sulfur cluster carrier protein ApbC; protein product: MSLSTEQVTEVLRTVIDPNTGKDLVSTRSARNVRVDGGDVSLEVELGYPGKSQFDPIRKLVVAAVRQLPGVSNVSVSVSMKIVAHAVQRGVKLLPGVKNVIAVASGKGGVGKSTTAVNLALALAAEGARVGMLDADIYGPSLPMMLGIDGRPESSDGQTMEPLEGHGVQANSIGFLIEQDNPMVWRGPMVTSALEQLLRQTNWHDLDYLIVDMPPGTGDIQLTLSQKVPVTGAVIVTTPQDIALLDAKKGLKMFEKVGIPILGIVENMAVYCCPNCGHVEHIFGHGGGEKMCADYGVELLGSLPLNLSIREQADSGRPTVVSDPDSPVAELYRGIARKVAIKVADKARDMTSKFPSIVVQNT
- a CDS encoding transposase, which translates into the protein MILVYRYRVKSLNGLLNKQSRAVNYVWNFCNDTQKHALKWGKKWPSGFDLNVLTTGSSKELRIHSGTINATCEQYAKSRSQHRRPYLRYRGRKCLGWVPLKGRDLKREGEAFRFAGNTFRVFNSRPLPEGRIKDGTNFAQDSRGNWFLNIVIVVADVPARPLQAGVGIDLGLKDFATLSTGEKLSNDRFGRHAAERLAKAQRARKHKRHIAKLHAKVANARADFQHKLALDLVRRFDYIAVGNVSALKLAKTKMAKSVYDASWSSFRDKLRYKAIAHGAKFEEVNESGSTQSCSACGSKDSTTRPKGIAGLRIREWTCSSCGVVHDRDTNAALNILRCGRASPAVGIPCR